TTCAGCGTCCCGCTCGTGTGCGCGCTCAGGATGCTGAACCCCCGATAGGGCTCCGAGTTGGTGACGACGTCATCGGTGTTGTCCGGCTCCCGGCGCGCCAGGTCCACCGCCTCGGGGGCGCGCACATAGCGGCGGGTGATGTGGTCTGGCGGGTAGGCGTCACGGCCATCCACCTTGGGAACGGGGTGCGGGAAGAACTGGACGTCCCACTCCAGCAGGAAGGGGTTCCAGGGCTGCTGGGTCCAGGTGGTGAAGCCCGCGCGCTCGCCGGACTGGGAGGCGGGTGAGGCGTCGATGAGCTGTCGAATGCGGCCCAGGAGCGCGTCCTCCAGCGGCAGGCGGTCGAGGCTCTCGTCGGAGACGCCCTCGAGGAGCTGGCACGCCAGCAGACCGTCCTTCTGGAGCCGGCCGTCGCGGCCATGCCGGACACCGCGCGAGAGCGACTCGCCATGCATCAAGACGACCGGATCATTGGGCTGCCAGTAGCGGGGACCGGGGATGGCCCTGAGGGCGCATGGGGGGGTGAGTCCCCATACGCGCCGCTGGAGCGCATCCATCGCACGCTGCAAGCGCGCCGCGAGCTGCTCCGCGAAGGGGGGGATGTCGAGGCTGATCAACCCCTTCTCGATTCGAATCACATACGTCCGCCCCCCGTCGGTGATGTTCCACACCCTCCCCTCGCCTTCCTCGCCGCCCTCCGCCACCACCTTCACGGTCGCGCTCGAGGAGAGCGTGATGCCGAAGTTCTTGAACTCCTTGGCCCAATGGCTGGAGGAGGCGCTGATGTAGCTGGCGTCGAGATCCTCCCGGTACTCCCGGAAGTATTGCGTCGAGCCGGCATTGACGAGGCCGAAGCGCAGCGTCTCGGGCGCTCCCACCACCTGTTGCGTGTTCCGGGGTTGCTTCCACCCGAGTTTGCCCGTCGCGAGCAGGTGCTTGCGGAGGGTGGCGAGCCCGTTGGCGCGCAGGGTCTGCATCGCGTCCGAGAGGTCCTCGGCGTCGGTGGGCTGGTCCTCGCCCATCTGGTCGCCGATCGCCTCGGGGTGGGTGGCGTAGATGAACTTGTGCCAGTCATTGAAGAGCCGCGCGCTCATGGACGCCGTGGCCTCGTTCGCCCGGTCATACGCGCCCTGGAGCTGGTTGAGCTCGCTGAGCAGGTGGGCCACGTCGTCCGGGAGGGTGACCTCCTCTCCCTCGGTGTCGCTCGCGGGATTGGCGCGTTGGATGGACCAGAGGGTGCCACCGGCACGGGCCGTGAAGCCCCGCTCGTGGCGCGCCTCGTGGAACTTCTCGTCCACGTCGAGCTGGAGCTGGTCGAGCTGATCCGTGAACTCGAGGGCGTCGAGTTGTCGCGCGACATCGCGCCGCGTGTCGGGTTCCTCCGCGAGCTGGTGGGCCAGATAGGCGGAGAGGGCCTCGGTGCCGGTGTCACCCACCGACAGGGTGAGCGTCTTCTGGCTGGCGGCGGCGTTGCTCCGGGTGGGCCCCTGGAACGTGAGCCGCGCGTGGCAGACGGTCCGGCGGGGGAGCGCGGCCTTACCCAGGTCCACCTGCCACCGGAAGCGTTGTTCGAAGTCCTGGCGGACCCGGATGCGATCCGTCTCGGATTGGTGCTGGTGGTAGAAGTCCTTCAAGACATCATCGTCGGGCCGGTCATACCAGCCGAGGACGTCGTAGCTGACACCGGACGGGTCGGCGCCCAGCGCGGCGTCCGGGTCGTGGAAGCCGAACACGCTGAAGCAGCCCGGGTAGAAGGCCGCGAACGAGGCCTTCACATGGTCGAGTGAAGCGTGCCACTCGAGTGGCCCCATGGCCGTGAGCGCGAGCTCGTACTGGCGCAGGTACTCGCCCGAGCTTCCGGAGGATTGCCAGTCCGTGACCTGCATCGCGCGTCCGATGTGCCGGAAGGGTTGGTAGGGCCCCTCCTTCAGCCGGGTGCGCGGAAAGGGAATGATGGCGGCGACGGGCTGCTCCTGCTGCGGACGCTGGACCGTCAGATCCGGGTAGAGGTAATCACTCTCGACGACCCACTGCCGCTCCACGCTGGTGCCCCGGAGGCGGCGGACCAGCCAGCGGTTGGGGACCATGGGAAAGCGATGCCGTCCGGAGAGATCCGACTGGGTGCTGCGAGTCAGCGTGTCGGGCAGGGCCCAGTGCAAGTGGATGCCTGGCGCGAGTTCCTGGAAGGTGGGCGAGAAGGGCTGGGAGAGGATGTTCTCGCTGATGTTCGCCCGGTCATTGCTGTGGCCGTAGTCGCCATCCGCTTTCTTGTAGGTGAAGGGGAGCCGGGTGTACTGCGCGAGTGCTTCGCGGACGGGCGTGGGGCTGGACAGACAGAGCGCGTCCAGGTGCATGGGGACGAGAAGGACATTGGGGGTCGTCGGCTCTCCAGCCATGGCGATGCTCCTTTGGAAGGACGTTTGACGATAGGTGTCGGACGACGACTGCGTGTACTCGTCTTGCGCTGTCTTCCCTTGCCGGGAGAGCCCGTATAACTGTCTGGTTCGAATTCGGGGGATAAGCGTTTTGCTGAATTGACAAGAAAGCAGGGATGTGCTGGGCGCGCCTCCCCGTCACCGGCCGAAACTGTCCGTGCTCGGCGAGCGGACGGATGGGGCGCTCCGCGAACAGCCAGGGGTAGCGGGCCCGCTCCTGACGACGGGAATCACTGCGATTCGCATGTCTTTCCTCACGGCTCGAGAAGCAGGAGGATGTCTCGACATTCGTACCAGGTGAGAATGGCCCGAGGTCCATCAGGTTTGCATGTTTGGGAGAAGCCGATGGGTCTGATCTGGAAGGCGGCGTCAGCTTACTTCAGCAGGGCCTGAGCCCGCTCGGTTCGCAGAGCAATGGGCCGAGCCGGTGGAGTTGGAGATGGCGCCCCTGCCGTGCTGGAAAGGACTGGGGGAGGTACGATGCCCGCTGAAGGAACGAGGCGACGCGAGCCGTCTGGGCTTACCAGTCGTGCTAGAGTTCGTCCCAGAAAGCGGAGTCGGCCAAGAAGAGGCCGCATCTTGCTAGAATGATCTCGTTCTCCAACGCGGACTGAAGCTGCTGGTACAAAAGTGGATCATCGGGGAATTTCTCTGAAGCTTCGCGCGCAAGCACCGGGTCTCTACAGAGTTCCTCGAACTTCGCGGCGTCACGTCCTGCCTCGGCGCGAATCGCCTTGATTTTCTCGGAGAACCACACAGCACTCTCGACGGTTTTCATTTGGGTTTCGCGCCTTTGAACTGCTTCTCGAGTGCGGAGATTATGTTTCTATAGAGCAGCTCAATCTGCGGCAAACTACGAAAGGACTCACAAAGCCTCGACTGCCAAAAAAAGACAGCATCGACCTCACGGCGCCGCGCCTCAATAGGTTGGAGGAAGTACTCGCGAGTTTGGCGAGCGGTCGATGGGCGCGGTTTGCTCGCCCGGCTGGCCCACCATGGGTGCCCCCGCTCCCGCGGGGACGTACCGGGGAACAGGCACTGGGATGGACGGAGCTGGAGCCACTGCCTGGGCATGAACCGCCGTGGCGACCAACATGCCGAGCCCCATAACACGGAAGGTCATTCCGAAGACTCCTACTCGAAACGTCAGCAGAGATGCTCGGCGAGTTGCACCGGGTACTGCGCCACCGGCTCATGGGACGGCCTACGGCTCGGTGAGGGTGAGCGCCAGCTGGCGCAGCTCGTGACCGTTGACGGGCTTACGCAGCTCCTTGAGCAGCGGGGTCTCACCGAACTCCTCGACAATCTCCTCCCAGGAGTAGTCGGAGTAGGCCGAGCAGAGCACCACCCGCTGCGAGGGGTGCACCTTCCACAGCTCCCGCAGCGTCTCCACGCCATTGCCGCCGGGCGGCATCCGGTAGTCCAGGAAGACCAACGCGTAGGGGCGGCCCGCCGCCACGGCCTCCCGTACCCTGGCCACCCCCTCCTGTCCCTGGAAGGCCGACTCCACCTCGAACTCCGGACCGGCGGGCCGCGCACGAGCGGAGGGCGCGCCAAAGAGGGCCGTCCGCAGCGAGGCGAGCTGCTCCGGGCTCCCGCCGCGCTCCGGACAGAGGAGCCGCCGGAAGTCCTGGTGGATGGCCGCGGAGTCATCGATGATCAGGATCCGCCGCTTGTCACTCATGCCGCCTCCGGGGGTGTGCAGGGCAGTTCCAGGGTGAAGGTGGCGCCGCGCCCGAGACCGTCGCTGTGCGCCGTCAGCGTGCCGCCCAGCTCCTGGGCCGCCAGCGCACTGGAGTGCAGACCGAAGCCGTGGCCCTCCTCCCGGGTGGTGAAGCCGTGCTGGAAGATGCGCGTGAGCAGCTCCGGCGCGATGCCCATCCCGTTGTCGCTCACCTCGATGCGGACGCGGTCGGCCGCGGGCGCCTCCACCCGCAGCGTCAGGCACCGCTGCTCCGCGGGCGCCGCATCCAGGGCGTACTTGGAGTTGCTGATGAGGTTGACCAGGATCATCAACACCTTGTGCTTGTCGGTCAGGAGCTGGGGCACGGGGGACAGGTGCCGCACCACCCGCACCTCATGACGGGTGAGCCCCGCCGAGTTGATGCGCAAGGCATCCTCCAACAGCTCCACCAGGTGGGCCGGCTCGTTGAGCCGGGGTGTCCGGGTGTAGTTCTGCTGCAGCTTCACGATGGTGCCGATGTGCTCGGTGTACCGGCCCACCTCGTCAAGCAGCGACACGGCCTCATGGGTTTCCTTGCGCAGGTGCTGTCCCAGCCCGCTCAGGAAGGGCATGACATTCCGGCCGCGCTCGTCCTGGGTGAGGAAGGTGGCGAGGTCATCGCGCCGCTCCTCGAGCAGGGTGGCCAGCTGGCTGACGTCGTCCACCTGGAGGCCCACCAGCCGCTCCTTGGCCAGCATGGCCGAGGTGTGGACGCTGTTGAGCACGTTGCCCACGTTGTGCAGCACGCTGGTGGCGACCTCCGCCCGGCCCGCCTGCCGTGCCACCTGCACCAGTTGCCGGTGGACGTCCTTGAGCTCCCGGGTGCGCTCGTCCACCCGCTGCTCCAGCCCCTCGTTGGCCTGTCGCAAGGCCTCCTCGCGCCGCTGGACCTCGTCGGCCATGAGGCGGAAGGACCAGGCCAGCTGTCCCAGCTCGTCCTGACGCCGGGTGTCCAGCTGGACCTGGAAGTTCCCGGTGGCGATCCGTTCGGTGGCGTGGGTGAAGTCCAGCAGGGGGCGGGAGATCTGCTCCCGCAGCACCCAGAACATGATGGCCAGCTCCAACACCAGCGCCGCCAGGCCGAACACCAGGACGTAGCGCGCCGCCAGGAGGGCGGGCCCGGTGAGCTCCTTTCCGGGGAGCACCGTGACGAAGTTCCAGCCCGTGCCCCCCAGCCGGATCGTGGCGAGGAATTCGCCGTGTTCCGGCAGCTCCAGCACGCTCTGGCCGGACGCGCGTGCCATCACCCGCTCGAAGATGTGCCGCAGGTGGGCCCGCTGCTCCGGGGAGCCGAACGGGGTGAAGCCCCCGGACAACGAGACGTCGCGGATGTTGTAGGCCTCGGTGCCATCCAGCTTCAGCTCGGGATGGGTGATGAGCTGACCATCGTCGCGGAAGATGACGTTGTACGAGCCGGGCAGGTGGCCTTTGGCGGTGCGGGCCATCAGCTCATTCAGGAGGAGGTCATGGCCGATGGTGGCCACATGACGGCCCTCCACATCCAATGGGGTGGAGGCCGTGACCATCCAGACCTTCGAGACCGAGTCCAGGAAGGCGCCGGACCAGGCCGTCCTCCGCTGGGGGTTGTTCTGGGGAAGGCTGTTGGTGAAGTAATCGAAGGTGTAGAGCGGAAAGTCGGGCTCGGTGTCCTGAGTATAGGTGGGGCGCTCCGGCCACAGGGTCACGAACGCTCCCTCCGGCATCATGATGTAGGTGTCCTCGACACGGGTCAGGAGGAGCGGCCCGTGCTGGACGAGCACGTCGTACGCGGCCACGAGCCGCTGGCGGAGCTCCGCGTTGGGGGACACGCCGCGGAACACCATGAACCCCGGCATCTTCGTGCCATCGAAGCCCTCGGGGCGGCTGCGGATCGTCCCGTCGGGGAGCTGGACGGTCAGGCGCTCGAAGCGGGAGGCCGCCTCCTCCTGGCTCAAGGACTGGATGCGCTCCTGGAGGGCCTTCTTGAGGAAGGCATGGTGGTCCTCCGCCAGGAGGAAGATGGACTCCTCGCGATGGCCGCGCTCGACGACCGACCGCTCCAGCTGAAGGAGAAACTGGTCGCGCAGCGTCTTGAACAGGTGCAGGTAGCTGAAGAGCGTGCTCAGGGCGATGACCAACGCGATGCGCATCCCCATCTTGAGGAGCGTCGCGCGGGCCAGGGAGGCACGAGGGCGGGAAGGAATCGGGTTCGGCATGGAGCGCGCTCAACGAGTTGGAGCGTGAATCCACGCACGGACCCACCGGAAACACCAGGGGAGGGGGGGAACGGAGGCTGCCCGCCCGGAAGCTCATGCCACCGCGCTGGAAGGCGCATCGGCGGGGGCCGCTGTCAGCAGGACGCGGAAGGTCGCACCCTGGCCCGGCTGGCTCTCCACGGAGAGCTCGCCGCCGAACCCGGTGATGAGGCCGTGGCAGATGAACAGGCCCAGCCCGGTGCCCACGCCCGGCGGCTTGGTGGTGAAGAAGGGCTCGAAGATGCGGCCCAGGTCCTCGGGGGCGATGCCGTGGCCATTGTCCTGGACCTCCGCCCACACCCGGCCATCCGCGAGCAGGCCCGTGGCCACGCGGAGGCGGGGCTCGGCGGGCCCTTTCGCCACGGCATGGAGGGCGTTGATGATGAGGTTGAGGAAGACCTGCCCCAGCCCATGCTCGTCGGCGAGAACGGGCGGCACCGGACACCGCGCCCACTCGACCCGGAGCCCCGGCACCTGGGCGAGGTTCGCCATGGCGAGGGCATCCTCCAGCACCGTGTCCAGCGCCACCGGCGCGTCGGGGAAGCTCCTGCCGCGGGAGAACCCCCGCACGTCCTGGACCAACCGTTGGATGCGCTCGCAGCCCTGGAGCGCATCGTGGCAGGACTCCTGGAGTTCCTCCACGTCTCGCGGGGGTTGGGTGGCGGCCAGCGCCTTCAGCTCCCCTCGAACATGGTGGAGGTTGGCGATGATGAAGCTGAGGGGGTTGTTGACCTCGTGCGCCAGCCCGGCGGCGAGCCGCCCCAGCGCTTCCAGCTTCTGGGCCTGGACGAGCTTGAACTCCAGCAGCCTGCGCTCCTCCGTCTCCCGCCGCAGCTGGGCGTTGGCCTGCTCCAGCTCCGCCACCCGCCTGCGCTCGCGCCGCAGCAGCTCCCACTTCTCGGCGAGCGCGTGGGCCATCTGCCGCACCTCCATGCTCTGGAAGGGCTTGTGGAGGATGAGCAACCGTTGGCTGATGCCCAGCCGCTGCACCACCTCCTCCCAGGAGTAATCCGTGTACGCCGAGCAGAGGACGACCTGGAGGTCCGGGTCCTCCCGCCAGAGGCGCTCGGTGGTCTCCACGCCGTCCATTCCCGGCGGCATGCGGACGTCGACGAAGGCCAGGGCGTACGGCCGCCCCTCCTTCAGTGCGACCTTCACGCGCTGCAGACCCTCCTCTCCCTGGAAGGCGGAGTCCACCTCGAAGCAATACCCCTTGGGCCGGGGTGGAGGCATGCCGAAGAGCGAGGCCCTCAACTCCGCGAGTGACGCGCCGCCCTCGCTCTCGGCGAGCAGCCGGTGGAAGTCCTGGTGAATCGACGGAGTGTCATCAATGACCAGGACACGCGGCGCGGGCACGGCTGAGAGACTCATGGTGTACACCCCCCCACCTGCCCCCTCTTCCGAGTCCCCTGTCCGCATCCAAAACCGCGGGAATGCATATCAATTCTCGAGGACAGATAGGTGAGGCACGCGACCAATGGGGGCGGTCCAATTTCCAATCACATGCTAAACAGGATTTTCAGACAAAGATATATCCCCGGCCGACAACGCCCCCAGCACGCCGGCTTCAATGTTGAGTAGGAGATGTTGGAGGGAGAGGGCTGGAGCGCAGGGGCCGAGAAGGGCCGCTGCCGGGGCCAGCAAGGCCGCGCGCCGCGCCGGTACACGGGACGGTGCAACCCCTTGGTGCGCACCCCTGCCCTGGCCGCCCTCGCTTGAGCAGAGCGGCAGGCC
Above is a window of Cystobacter fuscus DNA encoding:
- a CDS encoding ATP-binding protein: MPNPIPSRPRASLARATLLKMGMRIALVIALSTLFSYLHLFKTLRDQFLLQLERSVVERGHREESIFLLAEDHHAFLKKALQERIQSLSQEEAASRFERLTVQLPDGTIRSRPEGFDGTKMPGFMVFRGVSPNAELRQRLVAAYDVLVQHGPLLLTRVEDTYIMMPEGAFVTLWPERPTYTQDTEPDFPLYTFDYFTNSLPQNNPQRRTAWSGAFLDSVSKVWMVTASTPLDVEGRHVATIGHDLLLNELMARTAKGHLPGSYNVIFRDDGQLITHPELKLDGTEAYNIRDVSLSGGFTPFGSPEQRAHLRHIFERVMARASGQSVLELPEHGEFLATIRLGGTGWNFVTVLPGKELTGPALLAARYVLVFGLAALVLELAIMFWVLREQISRPLLDFTHATERIATGNFQVQLDTRRQDELGQLAWSFRLMADEVQRREEALRQANEGLEQRVDERTRELKDVHRQLVQVARQAGRAEVATSVLHNVGNVLNSVHTSAMLAKERLVGLQVDDVSQLATLLEERRDDLATFLTQDERGRNVMPFLSGLGQHLRKETHEAVSLLDEVGRYTEHIGTIVKLQQNYTRTPRLNEPAHLVELLEDALRINSAGLTRHEVRVVRHLSPVPQLLTDKHKVLMILVNLISNSKYALDAAPAEQRCLTLRVEAPAADRVRIEVSDNGMGIAPELLTRIFQHGFTTREEGHGFGLHSSALAAQELGGTLTAHSDGLGRGATFTLELPCTPPEAA
- a CDS encoding response regulator, encoding MSDKRRILIIDDSAAIHQDFRRLLCPERGGSPEQLASLRTALFGAPSARARPAGPEFEVESAFQGQEGVARVREAVAAGRPYALVFLDYRMPPGGNGVETLRELWKVHPSQRVVLCSAYSDYSWEEIVEEFGETPLLKELRKPVNGHELRQLALTLTEP
- a CDS encoding ATP-binding protein; this translates as MSLSAVPAPRVLVIDDTPSIHQDFHRLLAESEGGASLAELRASLFGMPPPRPKGYCFEVDSAFQGEEGLQRVKVALKEGRPYALAFVDVRMPPGMDGVETTERLWREDPDLQVVLCSAYTDYSWEEVVQRLGISQRLLILHKPFQSMEVRQMAHALAEKWELLRRERRRVAELEQANAQLRRETEERRLLEFKLVQAQKLEALGRLAAGLAHEVNNPLSFIIANLHHVRGELKALAATQPPRDVEELQESCHDALQGCERIQRLVQDVRGFSRGRSFPDAPVALDTVLEDALAMANLAQVPGLRVEWARCPVPPVLADEHGLGQVFLNLIINALHAVAKGPAEPRLRVATGLLADGRVWAEVQDNGHGIAPEDLGRIFEPFFTTKPPGVGTGLGLFICHGLITGFGGELSVESQPGQGATFRVLLTAAPADAPSSAVA